From Streptomyces sp. CMB-StM0423, a single genomic window includes:
- a CDS encoding PRC-barrel domain-containing protein — MFEAHDIREWRGHTVRGADGGKIGEMEAVYVDTRTDMPSFATVKAGVPGRKRLVFVPLDGASVSPGYLTVAYDKGQVKAAPSIDTDGELTFEEEPAVFKHYEMEYESGAAGERRLARR, encoded by the coding sequence ATGTTCGAGGCACACGACATCCGCGAGTGGCGCGGCCACACCGTCCGCGGCGCGGACGGCGGCAAGATCGGCGAGATGGAGGCGGTCTACGTCGACACCCGCACGGACATGCCGTCCTTCGCCACCGTCAAGGCCGGCGTGCCGGGCCGCAAGCGGCTGGTGTTCGTCCCGCTGGACGGCGCGTCCGTCAGCCCCGGTTACCTGACCGTCGCGTACGACAAGGGCCAGGTCAAGGCCGCGCCGTCGATCGACACGGACGGGGAGCTGACGTTCGAGGAGGAGCCGGCGGTCTTCAAGCACTACGAGATGGAGTACGAGTCGGGCGCGGCGGGCGAACGCCGGCTGGCCCGCCGCTGA
- a CDS encoding YihY/virulence factor BrkB family protein, translating to MKRGLHARGRWANGARYRAALRRTPVALWNDDISDWAAALTYYAILTVLPTLFVTLTVIGLADPSGTEALIAYIAGLAPTGTDTALNDALHDITRGQSTAWILTTVGTASAVWSACSFLSVFRRALHAMYGTPDSRPVLRRAPAILAMALLLLTLLVSGALTLVVTGPGMRALGRPLGMGEQTAALWDFLRWPFLVFVAALLVLLLFRSGPPESRTVSHAVPGGLLAGVLWLLASVGFAMYASYAAGTYSRLYGSLAGVVVFLIWLWFSNLALLAGAQFNALLARGEGTPEAARPPRRPAVPAVPR from the coding sequence ATGAAGCGTGGGCTGCACGCACGGGGCAGATGGGCGAACGGGGCGCGCTACCGCGCCGCACTGCGCCGTACCCCGGTGGCCCTCTGGAACGACGACATCAGCGACTGGGCCGCCGCCCTCACGTACTACGCCATACTCACGGTCCTGCCCACGCTCTTCGTCACCCTCACCGTCATCGGCCTCGCCGACCCCTCCGGCACCGAAGCCCTCATCGCCTACATCGCCGGGCTCGCCCCCACCGGCACCGACACCGCGCTCAACGACGCCCTCCACGACATCACCCGCGGCCAGTCCACCGCCTGGATCCTCACCACCGTGGGCACCGCCAGCGCCGTCTGGTCCGCGTGCAGCTTCCTGTCCGTCTTCCGCCGCGCCCTGCACGCGATGTACGGCACCCCCGACAGCCGGCCCGTGCTGCGCCGCGCGCCGGCGATCCTCGCGATGGCGCTGCTGCTGCTCACGCTGCTGGTGTCCGGCGCGCTGACGCTCGTGGTCACAGGCCCCGGCATGCGGGCGCTGGGGCGGCCGCTGGGGATGGGCGAGCAGACGGCGGCGCTGTGGGACTTCCTGCGCTGGCCGTTCCTGGTCTTCGTGGCGGCGCTGCTGGTGCTGCTGCTCTTCCGCTCGGGGCCGCCGGAGTCGCGCACCGTGTCGCACGCCGTGCCCGGCGGGCTGCTGGCGGGCGTGCTGTGGCTGCTGGCGTCGGTGGGGTTCGCGATGTACGCGTCGTACGCGGCGGGGACGTACAGCAGGCTGTACGGGTCACTCGCCGGGGTCGTCGTCTTCCTGATCTGGCTGTGGTTCTCGAACCTGGCGCTGCTGGCGGGTGCGCAGTTCAACGCGCTGCTCGCGCGCGGCGAGGGCACGCCGGAGGCCGCCCGCCCGCCGCGGCGCCCTGCGGTGCCTGCCGTACCGCGGTGA
- a CDS encoding VanZ family protein, translating to MGISRKHRDPAAAADGTTAGTTAGEDASAEPPAGAAPVARWVRVGAMLVAFALMVAFAVVLARLTLEESSAAEPMTHTNLRPGDSIRDYLTQPAFVDTVRQLGGNILLGVPFGLLLPVLVPPARGLLRVGLCTAAVMTAVEVVQGTFLTGRAFDIDDVILNTTGAFLGYLSLGRRLGRAVHPPRRRWWHRLFRGPRPAG from the coding sequence ATGGGTATCTCCCGCAAGCACCGGGACCCGGCCGCCGCGGCCGACGGCACGACCGCGGGCACGACCGCCGGAGAAGACGCCTCCGCGGAGCCGCCGGCCGGCGCAGCGCCCGTGGCCCGCTGGGTGCGCGTAGGCGCCATGCTGGTCGCGTTCGCCCTGATGGTGGCCTTCGCCGTGGTGCTGGCGCGGCTGACGCTGGAGGAGTCCTCCGCCGCGGAGCCCATGACGCACACGAACCTGCGCCCCGGCGACTCGATCCGCGACTACCTCACCCAGCCGGCGTTCGTCGACACCGTCCGGCAGCTCGGCGGCAACATCCTCCTCGGCGTCCCCTTCGGCCTGCTGCTGCCCGTGCTCGTGCCGCCCGCCCGGGGCCTGCTGCGGGTGGGACTGTGCACGGCCGCGGTGATGACGGCCGTCGAGGTGGTCCAGGGCACCTTCCTCACGGGCCGGGCGTTCGACATCGATGACGTCATCCTCAACACCACCGGGGCCTTCCTCGGCTATCTGTCCCTCGGCCGCCGCCTCGGCCGCGCCGTGCACCCGCCGCGCCGCCGCTGGTGGCACCGGCTCTTCCGGGGGCCGCGCCCGGCCGGTTGA
- a CDS encoding alpha/beta fold hydrolase gives MDTHTLHLPGAGLVYDVRGPLPTADGRPPLLLIGQPMDASGFRALAAEFTDRTVVTYDPRGLGRSTRKDGRHDHTPQTQAEDVHAVIAALGAGPVELFGSSGGAVTALALVTAYPEDVTTLVAHEPPIIPALPDAEAAERARQGVTDAYNAKGWGTGMAAFMGLGAWQGEFTDAYFAQPAPDPAAFGMPADDDGNRDDPLLSDHSWAVSGYLPDPAALAAAPTRVVIAVGEESGDTFTARTARGTAALLGQEATVFPSHHGGFLDAEFGYAGQPEAFGAKLREVLDASA, from the coding sequence ATGGACACACACACGCTGCACCTCCCCGGCGCCGGCCTCGTCTACGACGTGCGCGGCCCCCTGCCCACCGCCGACGGCCGCCCCCCGCTGCTGCTCATCGGCCAGCCCATGGACGCCAGCGGCTTCCGCGCCCTGGCGGCGGAGTTCACGGACCGCACCGTCGTCACGTACGACCCCCGCGGCCTCGGCCGCAGCACCCGCAAGGACGGCCGGCACGACCACACGCCGCAGACGCAGGCCGAGGACGTGCACGCCGTCATCGCCGCGCTGGGCGCGGGCCCGGTCGAGCTGTTCGGCAGCAGCGGCGGCGCGGTGACGGCGCTGGCGCTGGTGACCGCTTACCCGGAGGACGTGACCACGCTCGTCGCGCACGAGCCGCCGATCATCCCGGCGCTCCCCGACGCCGAGGCCGCGGAGCGGGCCCGGCAGGGCGTCACCGACGCGTACAACGCCAAGGGCTGGGGCACCGGCATGGCGGCGTTCATGGGACTCGGCGCGTGGCAGGGCGAGTTCACCGACGCCTACTTCGCGCAGCCCGCGCCGGACCCGGCGGCCTTCGGCATGCCGGCCGACGACGACGGCAACCGCGACGACCCGCTCCTCTCGGACCACTCCTGGGCCGTCAGCGGCTACCTCCCCGACCCGGCCGCGCTCGCCGCCGCGCCGACGCGCGTGGTCATCGCGGTGGGCGAGGAGTCCGGCGACACCTTCACGGCCCGTACGGCACGCGGCACGGCCGCGCTGCTCGGGCAGGAGGCGACGGTCTTCCCCAGCCACCACGGCGGCTTCCTCGACGCGGAGTTCGGCTACGCGGGCCAGCCGGAGGCGTTCGGCGCGAAGCTGCGGGAGGTCCTCGACGCGAGCGCGTGA
- a CDS encoding SRPBCC domain-containing protein: MKDIAYTDAELAELDRVARQIDIDAPADRVWDLVVRPGWYINEGEVDPEPDLSYDGDVAVVRGDKLGEFRFSTVELDKPRYAAFRWLTGRNQQGAKGSTLVEFWIDERPGGVTLRVVESGFSRLFDERSLWLKEREGNDVGWVEELAAGKRYVEQTAAAAPRS, encoded by the coding sequence GTGAAGGACATCGCGTACACCGACGCGGAGCTGGCGGAGCTCGACCGGGTCGCCCGCCAGATCGACATCGACGCCCCCGCCGACCGGGTCTGGGACCTGGTCGTCCGCCCCGGCTGGTACATCAACGAGGGCGAGGTCGATCCCGAGCCCGACCTGAGCTACGACGGGGACGTGGCCGTCGTCCGCGGTGACAAGCTCGGCGAGTTCCGGTTCAGCACCGTGGAGCTGGACAAGCCGCGCTACGCCGCCTTCCGCTGGCTCACCGGCCGGAACCAGCAGGGGGCCAAGGGCTCGACCCTCGTCGAGTTCTGGATCGACGAGCGCCCCGGCGGCGTGACGCTGCGCGTCGTGGAGAGCGGCTTCTCCCGCCTCTTCGACGAGCGGTCCCTGTGGCTCAAGGAGCGGGAGGGCAACGACGTGGGCTGGGTCGAGGAGCTGGCGGCCGGCAAGCGGTACGTCGAGCAGACCGCCGCCGCGGCCCCGCGGTCGTGA
- a CDS encoding ArsR/SmtB family transcription factor, with translation MTAAAGPAVVCAALGEPTRWTILTRLGEGPMSASALAKVMPVSRQAIGKHLDVLREVGLVESEQRGREVVYVAVGARLNALARELDRIGRAWETRLLRIKELAEQPDSDPPPRS, from the coding sequence GTGACCGCCGCCGCCGGCCCCGCCGTCGTGTGTGCCGCGCTCGGCGAGCCGACGCGCTGGACGATACTCACCCGCCTCGGCGAGGGCCCGATGTCGGCGTCCGCGCTGGCCAAGGTCATGCCGGTGAGCCGGCAGGCCATCGGCAAGCACCTCGACGTGCTGCGCGAGGTCGGTCTGGTCGAGTCGGAGCAGCGCGGCCGGGAGGTCGTGTACGTGGCCGTGGGCGCCCGCCTCAACGCGCTCGCCCGGGAGCTGGACCGGATCGGCCGGGCCTGGGAGACCCGCCTGCTGCGGATCAAGGAGCTGGCGGAACAGCCGGACTCCGACCCGCCGCCGCGGAGCTGA
- a CDS encoding iron ABC transporter permease, translating into MAVTAPTTTTAAAPAPPPTARSRTGAAAVAAGLALLVAVLAVADLTQGTADAGAGEVWKALTGQADPADSSVVIASRLPRMVAGLVVGAALAIAGTALQAVSRNVLASPDTLAVNAGSYAALGLAAATGVSMPLLASSGVAFAGGLAAAAVVLGLSGLGTGTVRLVLAGSALTLGLYAVTEGMLLLFPEETQGLYEWHQGSISQSGWDGVTQMLPLAVAGLAGLLLLSRRIDALALGDDAARGLGVPVRATRVTAVLLAVLLAAASVTLAGPIGFVGLCAPALVRSVARRFRTYGKTRAGIPLAALLGMALVLGSDVLLRAMVPSDTAVSVPTGVVTSLVGAVFLVVMAARLRDTAGAADTDKLRIRSHRTFVATTAVLVAALVAVTLIALLVGDTKLLLGDVANWLQGRAGPTTEVVLDTRVPRVLAALLAGAALALSGTIVQAVTRNPLAEPGVLGVSNGAALGAVLLVTTVSVPSSWGLSAAALGGAALTSVGVFGLAARGGFQQNRLVLVGMGFATASTALISLLIVLTDPFNATMALTWLSGSTYGRTLPDVVPLAIVLVVGLAIAVVRRRELDLVSLDEDTPRLLGLDLGRSRLWLLILSVVLAGTAVSAAGTIGFVGLVAPHAARALVGRQHTRVVPVAVLLGAVLVCTADLIGRSVIAPAQLGAGLMTAVIGTPYFLYLLVRSRSAR; encoded by the coding sequence ATGGCCGTCACCGCCCCGACCACCACCACCGCCGCCGCGCCAGCCCCGCCGCCGACCGCACGGTCGCGGACGGGCGCGGCGGCGGTGGCCGCAGGGCTCGCGCTGCTGGTCGCGGTCCTCGCGGTCGCCGACCTCACCCAGGGCACCGCCGACGCCGGCGCCGGCGAGGTCTGGAAGGCCCTCACCGGGCAGGCGGACCCGGCAGACTCCTCCGTCGTCATCGCGTCCCGGCTGCCCCGGATGGTCGCCGGTCTGGTGGTCGGCGCGGCGCTGGCGATCGCGGGCACCGCCCTCCAGGCGGTCAGCCGCAACGTGCTGGCCTCGCCGGACACGCTCGCCGTCAACGCCGGTTCGTACGCCGCGCTGGGGCTGGCCGCTGCCACCGGGGTGTCGATGCCGCTGCTGGCGTCCTCCGGCGTCGCGTTCGCCGGCGGGCTCGCCGCCGCGGCGGTGGTGCTGGGGCTCTCGGGCCTGGGCACGGGCACCGTACGGCTGGTGCTCGCCGGCAGCGCGCTGACGCTCGGGCTGTACGCGGTCACCGAGGGGATGCTGCTGCTCTTCCCCGAGGAGACGCAGGGTCTCTACGAGTGGCACCAGGGCAGCATCTCGCAGAGCGGCTGGGACGGCGTGACGCAGATGCTGCCGCTCGCCGTCGCCGGGCTCGCCGGGCTGCTCCTCCTCTCCCGGCGCATCGACGCCCTGGCCCTCGGCGACGACGCCGCCCGCGGGCTCGGCGTCCCGGTGCGCGCCACCCGCGTCACGGCGGTGCTGCTCGCGGTGCTGCTCGCCGCGGCGTCGGTGACGCTCGCGGGGCCGATCGGCTTCGTGGGGCTGTGTGCGCCGGCGCTGGTGCGGTCGGTCGCCCGCAGGTTCCGTACGTACGGCAAGACGCGGGCGGGCATTCCGCTGGCTGCGCTGCTGGGCATGGCGCTGGTGCTCGGCTCGGACGTGCTGCTGCGGGCCATGGTGCCGTCGGACACGGCGGTGTCCGTACCGACGGGCGTGGTGACGAGCCTCGTCGGCGCGGTGTTCCTCGTCGTGATGGCCGCCCGGCTGCGGGACACCGCGGGCGCGGCGGACACCGACAAGCTGCGTATCCGCAGCCACCGCACGTTCGTGGCCACCACGGCGGTGCTGGTGGCTGCGCTGGTCGCCGTCACGCTCATCGCGCTGCTCGTCGGCGACACCAAGCTGCTCCTGGGCGACGTCGCCAACTGGCTGCAGGGCCGGGCGGGGCCGACCACCGAGGTGGTCCTGGACACCCGCGTCCCGCGGGTGCTCGCCGCGCTGCTGGCCGGCGCCGCGCTCGCGCTCTCCGGCACGATCGTGCAGGCCGTGACCCGCAACCCGCTGGCCGAGCCGGGCGTGCTCGGCGTCTCCAACGGCGCGGCGCTCGGCGCGGTGCTGCTGGTGACGACGGTGTCGGTGCCCAGCTCGTGGGGCCTGTCCGCGGCCGCGCTGGGCGGCGCGGCGCTCACCTCGGTCGGGGTCTTCGGGCTCGCCGCCCGCGGCGGGTTCCAGCAGAACCGGCTGGTGCTCGTCGGCATGGGCTTCGCCACCGCCTCGACGGCGCTGATCAGCCTGCTGATCGTGCTGACCGACCCGTTCAACGCGACGATGGCGCTGACCTGGCTCTCCGGCTCGACGTACGGGCGGACGCTGCCGGACGTGGTGCCGCTGGCGATCGTCCTGGTCGTGGGGCTCGCCATCGCGGTGGTACGCCGCCGGGAGCTGGACCTCGTCTCGCTGGACGAGGACACGCCGCGGCTGCTCGGCCTCGACCTCGGCCGCAGCCGGCTGTGGCTGCTGATCCTGAGCGTGGTGCTGGCCGGTACGGCGGTGTCGGCGGCGGGCACGATCGGGTTCGTCGGCCTGGTGGCGCCGCACGCGGCGCGGGCGCTGGTGGGCAGGCAGCACACCCGGGTGGTCCCGGTCGCGGTGCTGCTGGGCGCGGTGCTGGTGTGCACGGCGGACCTCATCGGCCGCTCGGTGATCGCCCCGGCGCAGCTCGGCGCGGGCCTGATGACGGCCGTCATCGGCACGCCGTACTTCCTGTACCTCCTGGTACGCAGCCGCTCCGCCCGGTGA
- a CDS encoding iron-siderophore ABC transporter substrate-binding protein — translation MKRLLLTAAVATAATLTLAACGTTEDAADDDDKGGAGKGAAQPITLTDSNGKKVTLENGPATKVVGTEWNVVESLVSLGVDPVGVADVKGYRTWDTAVPLTGEPKEIGTRGEPSIDTIAALNPDLVIATTDLPESAVKQLGEHAPVLTLRSADAADPLGQMTENLDLIAKATGTTDRAEKLKADFDAKLDEGKKAIDEAGLGGKKIATADGYVVSNQVSIRAFTAGSQLGAVNERLGLENSWDVKGDKDYGLGSTDVEGLTKLPGDTQFVYVANDKDEASTPFTGVLKDNSVWKSLPFVKAGDVHRIEDGTWMFGAIGSMNQYVDSLVAELTK, via the coding sequence ATGAAACGCCTCCTGCTGACCGCGGCGGTCGCCACCGCCGCGACGCTCACCCTGGCCGCCTGCGGCACCACGGAAGACGCCGCGGACGACGACGACAAGGGCGGCGCCGGCAAGGGCGCCGCGCAGCCGATCACCCTGACCGACTCCAACGGCAAGAAGGTGACGCTCGAGAACGGGCCCGCCACCAAGGTCGTCGGCACCGAGTGGAACGTGGTCGAAAGCCTCGTATCGCTGGGCGTCGACCCCGTCGGCGTAGCCGACGTCAAGGGCTACCGCACCTGGGACACCGCGGTCCCGCTCACCGGCGAGCCCAAGGAGATCGGCACCCGCGGCGAGCCCAGCATCGACACGATCGCCGCGCTCAACCCCGACCTGGTGATCGCCACCACCGACCTGCCCGAGTCGGCCGTCAAGCAGCTCGGCGAGCACGCCCCCGTGCTCACCCTGCGCTCCGCGGACGCCGCCGACCCGCTCGGCCAGATGACGGAGAACCTCGACCTCATCGCGAAGGCCACCGGCACGACCGACCGGGCCGAGAAGCTGAAGGCGGACTTCGACGCCAAGCTCGACGAGGGCAAGAAGGCCATCGACGAGGCCGGTCTGGGCGGCAAGAAGATCGCCACCGCCGACGGCTACGTCGTCTCCAACCAGGTCTCCATCCGCGCCTTCACCGCCGGCTCGCAGCTCGGCGCCGTCAACGAGCGGCTGGGCCTGGAGAACTCCTGGGACGTCAAGGGCGACAAGGACTACGGCCTCGGCTCCACCGATGTCGAGGGCCTGACGAAACTCCCCGGGGACACGCAGTTCGTCTACGTCGCCAACGACAAGGACGAGGCCAGCACCCCCTTCACCGGCGTGCTCAAGGACAACTCCGTCTGGAAGTCGCTGCCGTTCGTGAAGGCCGGCGACGTCCACCGGATCGAGGACGGCACCTGGATGTTCGGCGCCATCGGCTCGATGAACCAGTACGTCGACTCCCTCGTCGCCGAGCTGACCAAGTAG
- a CDS encoding ABC transporter ATP-binding protein: MRAGESTPTAAGARGHALSAADVTVAYDGVDVVHDASLRLRPGEVTVLVGPNGSGKSTLLRTLARLQRARRASLVIDEETDGFAMSTRHFARHVALLTQGRPTPSGLTVRDVVEFGRYPYRGRWGASDPGGRAAVDRALAMTGVTDLAERGAEHLSGGQLQRVWLAGCLAQDTGVLLLDEPTNHLDLRYQVELLDLVRDLADDHRIAVGAVLHDLDQAAAVADRMVLLDDGRIVGDGRPEDVLLPELLSKAYGIRIDVDDDPLTGRLRTRAIGRHHKRSERLSTSS; the protein is encoded by the coding sequence GTGAGAGCCGGAGAGAGCACGCCCACCGCCGCGGGAGCCCGCGGGCACGCCCTGTCCGCCGCCGACGTCACCGTGGCGTACGACGGCGTCGACGTCGTCCACGACGCCTCGCTGCGGCTGCGGCCCGGGGAGGTGACCGTCCTCGTCGGGCCCAACGGCAGCGGCAAGTCGACGCTGCTGCGCACCCTCGCGCGGCTCCAACGGGCCCGCCGCGCCAGCCTCGTCATCGACGAGGAGACCGACGGGTTCGCGATGTCCACCCGGCACTTCGCCCGGCACGTCGCGCTGCTCACGCAGGGGCGGCCCACGCCCAGCGGGCTGACCGTCCGCGACGTCGTGGAGTTCGGCCGCTACCCGTACCGCGGCCGCTGGGGCGCCTCCGACCCCGGCGGGCGCGCCGCCGTCGACCGGGCGCTGGCGATGACCGGCGTCACCGACCTCGCCGAGCGCGGCGCCGAGCACCTGTCCGGCGGGCAGTTGCAGCGCGTCTGGCTGGCCGGCTGCCTCGCGCAGGACACCGGCGTGCTGCTCCTCGACGAGCCGACCAACCACCTCGATCTGCGCTACCAGGTCGAACTCCTCGATCTGGTACGCGACCTGGCCGACGACCACCGCATCGCGGTGGGCGCCGTCCTGCACGACCTCGACCAGGCGGCGGCCGTCGCCGACCGCATGGTCCTGCTCGACGACGGCCGCATCGTCGGCGACGGCCGCCCGGAGGACGTCCTGCTGCCCGAACTGCTCAGCAAGGCGTACGGAATCCGCATCGACGTCGACGACGACCCCCTGACGGGCCGGCTGCGCACCCGCGCGATCGGCCGGCACCACAAGCGAAGCGAAAGGCTCAGCACTTCCTCATGA
- the lnt gene encoding apolipoprotein N-acyltransferase yields the protein MTAAPPRTTAAPTGGGEALPATVPWAAAVGLRAPWLAALSRRAWFPPALAAVAGVLLALAFPPYGLWPLAAVAPAGLFVLLRGARRKRDAFWLGTAFGVAFFVPLLWWLSNLGILPWLLLSIIQALMLGGLCLAVPPLVRLPVWWVWAAAWWVAVEAARSRVPLGGFPWGRLAFSQADAPTLGWASVGGAPGVSAVVALAAGALAALVTARAARRVVPAVALAGAVALGACGMLLLPSAGEAGDERATVAVVQGNVPRARSLEEQARVEMVAENHIAATEELVEDIRAGRAEKPDLVLWPENATDRDPRNDPVLSARISQVVDDLGAPLVVGAILDAPDDRIRNAGLLWLPGSGPGEYYAKRQLVPFGEYIPMRSLLGGFGDLQLIPRDFEPGKEAVRLDAGAVHLAESICYEVAYDGQVRDQVRTGANLLAVPTNNATYMRDGNLGEPEQQLAMSRLRAVEHDRSTLVASTTGISAIVTPDGETVDETGPWRREVLTAEVPLRTDETLATRVGSAPEWAIVALAAGAVGTAVYLRRRDAAAASAPAAAPAPAPAPASEARTPTED from the coding sequence GTGACCGCCGCACCACCGCGTACGACAGCCGCCCCCACGGGCGGCGGGGAGGCCCTGCCGGCCACCGTGCCGTGGGCCGCCGCCGTGGGGCTGCGGGCGCCGTGGCTGGCGGCGCTGAGCCGCCGGGCGTGGTTCCCGCCCGCGCTGGCCGCGGTCGCCGGGGTGCTGCTCGCGCTGGCCTTCCCGCCGTACGGGCTGTGGCCGCTGGCCGCCGTCGCGCCCGCGGGGCTGTTCGTGCTGCTGCGCGGCGCCCGCCGCAAGCGGGACGCGTTCTGGCTCGGCACCGCCTTCGGCGTCGCCTTCTTCGTCCCCCTGCTGTGGTGGCTGTCCAACCTCGGCATCCTGCCGTGGCTGCTGCTCAGCATCATCCAGGCGCTGATGCTCGGCGGCCTGTGCCTCGCCGTGCCGCCGCTGGTGCGGCTGCCGGTGTGGTGGGTATGGGCGGCGGCCTGGTGGGTGGCGGTCGAGGCGGCGCGCTCGCGGGTGCCGCTGGGCGGCTTCCCCTGGGGCCGGCTGGCCTTCAGCCAGGCCGACGCCCCGACGCTCGGCTGGGCCTCGGTCGGCGGCGCCCCGGGGGTCAGCGCCGTCGTCGCGCTCGCCGCGGGCGCGCTCGCGGCGCTGGTCACCGCGCGGGCCGCGCGCCGGGTGGTGCCGGCGGTCGCGCTGGCCGGGGCGGTGGCACTGGGGGCGTGCGGGATGCTGCTGCTGCCCAGCGCGGGCGAGGCGGGCGACGAGCGGGCGACCGTGGCCGTGGTGCAGGGCAACGTGCCGCGGGCGCGCAGCCTGGAGGAGCAGGCCCGGGTCGAGATGGTCGCCGAGAACCACATCGCGGCCACCGAGGAACTGGTCGAGGACATCAGGGCGGGCCGGGCGGAGAAGCCGGACCTGGTGCTGTGGCCGGAGAACGCCACCGACCGCGACCCGCGCAACGACCCCGTACTCAGCGCCCGGATCTCCCAGGTCGTGGACGACCTCGGCGCCCCCCTCGTCGTCGGCGCCATCCTGGACGCCCCCGACGACCGCATCCGCAACGCCGGCCTCCTCTGGCTCCCGGGCAGCGGCCCCGGCGAGTACTACGCCAAGCGGCAGCTCGTGCCCTTCGGCGAGTACATCCCGATGCGCTCGCTGCTCGGCGGCTTCGGCGACCTCCAGCTCATCCCGCGCGACTTCGAGCCGGGCAAGGAGGCGGTGCGGCTGGACGCCGGGGCCGTGCACCTGGCGGAGTCGATCTGCTACGAGGTCGCGTACGACGGCCAGGTCCGCGACCAGGTGCGTACCGGGGCCAACCTACTGGCCGTACCCACCAACAACGCCACCTACATGCGCGACGGCAACCTCGGCGAGCCCGAGCAGCAGCTCGCGATGTCGCGGCTGCGGGCGGTCGAGCACGACCGCTCGACGCTGGTCGCCTCCACGACGGGCATCAGCGCGATCGTCACGCCGGACGGCGAGACGGTCGACGAGACGGGCCCGTGGCGCCGCGAGGTGCTGACGGCGGAGGTCCCGCTGCGCACGGACGAGACGCTGGCGACGCGGGTGGGCTCGGCCCCGGAGTGGGCGATCGTGGCTCTGGCGGCCGGCGCGGTGGGCACGGCGGTGTACCTGCGCCGCCGCGACGCCGCTGCGGCGTCCGCTCCCGCTGCGGCTCCGGCTCCGGCTCCGGCTCCGGCTTCCGAGGCCCGTACGCCGACGGAGGACTGA
- a CDS encoding MFS transporter: MTRDPVAVAAVSVAAGLPWLLVSLPAGALADRVDRRRLMVAVQLVRMCLAALLTATVLAGRSSIAVLCAFVFLLGTGEVVFDAAARTLLGVSALLAGPGGADGSGGDGPGAGPGAGPCAGVSGSGS, translated from the coding sequence GTGACCCGCGACCCGGTCGCCGTCGCCGCCGTGTCGGTGGCGGCCGGACTCCCCTGGCTGCTGGTCAGCCTCCCCGCCGGCGCCCTGGCCGATCGGGTCGACCGCCGCCGGCTGATGGTCGCGGTCCAGCTCGTCCGGATGTGCCTGGCCGCGCTCCTCACGGCGACCGTCCTGGCCGGCCGCTCCTCGATCGCGGTGCTGTGCGCCTTCGTGTTCCTGCTGGGGACCGGGGAGGTGGTCTTCGACGCCGCGGCTCGTACGCTGCTGGGGGTCTCGGCGCTGCTCGCCGGGCCGGGCGGCGCCGACGGGTCCGGCGGTGACGGGCCCGGCGCAGGGCCCGGCGCCGGGCCCTGCGCCGGGGTCAGTGGAAGCGGGTCGTGA
- a CDS encoding DUF6528 family protein: MKRRSLLTGALAGAIAAPAAVTLGASTARAAVANYPIALTDQATNSFQVFDRTGDWSGASNWSFTPGTTNGWDDPFEIRFRATTRYGTIALMTAGQPGNGRAGIVAVTGNGNRLDRGDLIWETSVASYPHCIERIPNLAAVVVAGTRDRIHVYGGANSDHSTLREVQTITDMPKPHAVLWDDVNDLLWVTGGTVIRTYRVTGANSTARLVKSGTDIAFAGNGHDIQPDYTDPGKLWVTDSGRVYSLDKATRKVTIISEENYVKSYVRYTDGEAMWTLDPTPADPPWGGPTVYFSGGQSKTRPGAQIYKARIVTTRFH, from the coding sequence ATGAAGCGACGCAGCCTGCTCACCGGAGCCCTCGCCGGCGCGATCGCCGCGCCGGCCGCCGTCACCCTCGGCGCGTCCACCGCACGCGCCGCGGTGGCCAACTACCCCATCGCGCTGACCGACCAGGCCACCAACAGCTTCCAGGTCTTCGACCGCACCGGCGACTGGTCCGGCGCCTCCAACTGGAGCTTCACCCCGGGCACCACGAACGGCTGGGACGACCCCTTCGAGATCCGCTTCCGCGCGACCACCCGCTACGGCACGATCGCGCTGATGACCGCAGGACAGCCCGGCAACGGCCGCGCCGGCATCGTGGCGGTCACCGGCAACGGCAACCGGCTGGACCGCGGCGACCTCATCTGGGAGACGTCCGTGGCCAGTTACCCGCACTGCATCGAGCGCATCCCGAACCTCGCCGCCGTCGTCGTCGCCGGCACCCGCGACCGCATCCACGTCTACGGCGGCGCCAACAGCGACCACTCCACGCTCCGCGAGGTGCAGACGATCACCGACATGCCCAAGCCGCACGCGGTGCTCTGGGACGACGTGAACGACCTGCTCTGGGTCACCGGCGGCACGGTCATCCGCACCTACCGGGTCACGGGCGCCAACTCCACGGCCCGGCTGGTGAAGTCGGGTACGGACATCGCGTTCGCCGGCAACGGCCACGACATCCAGCCGGACTACACCGACCCCGGCAAGCTGTGGGTCACCGACAGCGGCCGGGTGTACTCGCTGGACAAGGCGACGCGGAAGGTGACGATCATCTCCGAGGAGAACTACGTCAAGTCGTACGTCCGTTACACCGACGGCGAGGCGATGTGGACCCTGGACCCGACCCCCGCGGACCCCCCGTGGGGCGGCCCGACCGTGTACTTCTCCGGCGGCCAGTCCAAGACCCGCCCGGGCGCCCAGATCTACAAGGCCCGCATCGTCACGACCCGCTTCCACTGA